DNA sequence from the Pithys albifrons albifrons isolate INPA30051 chromosome 24, PitAlb_v1, whole genome shotgun sequence genome:
cgcccgcggcccccgcgccccccgcagACCTCCCGCTCGTCCCCGTGCCCGCAAAGAGGCCCCGCCATGACGTGCCGGGCCCGCCGGGCACGGGCGGCGCAGCGGGGCAGCCGCCGGGCGGGGCGCTGCTGCAGGCGGTAATGGCGGGGAGCGTGAGGGGTGAGGGGAGGGGGAGCCCCCGAGGGGTCTGGGGGATGGAGCGGTGTGGGAATACCCCGTGCTGGGCACCgccagtgctgtgccaggtcTGGGCACCTCAGGGGAAGAGAGACATTGAGGGGATGGAGCCTGAGGAAcggtctggagcagcaggaggggctgagggagctgggggggctcagcctggagaaaaggagggtcaggggggaccttctcgctctgcaatccctgccaggaggggggagccaggacagggggtcgggctctgctccagggcacagggacaggaggagagggcacggcctcaggctgggccagggcaggggcaggggggacagcaggaggaatttcctcatggaaagggtggtcaggcactggcaggggctgcccagggaggtttggagtgcccagccctggaggtgcccaaggcaggactggccgtggcactcagtgctctggtctgggggacaaggtgggcattgggaacagagtgggctccatggactgggagggctttgcctaggtgggcattgggcacagggtgggctccatgggctgggagggctttgccaaggtgggcatcgggcacagggtgggctccatgggctgggagggctttgccaaggtgggcatcgggtacagggtgggctccatgggctgggagggctttgccaaggtgggaatcgggcacagggtgggctccaggggctgggagggctttgccaaggtgggcatcgggcacagggtgggctccaggggctgggggacaaggtgggcatcgggcacagggtgggctccatgggctgggggacaaggtgggcatcgggcacagggtgggctccatgggctgggagggctttgccaaggtgggcatcgggcacagggtgggctccaggggctgggagggcattTCCAGTCTGTGTCTCTGGAATCCTTGGGGGGTGATGATGGATGTGGTGTGGAATTCCTGCTGTTGGGGTGTCtgtcagagcagccctgccctgggctgtcccctgtccctcacagtgtcccctctgtccccagggccccccacgctgctcctctctccaggcCCCCATCATGCTGCTCTCGGGACACGAGGGGGAGGTTTATTGCTGCAAGTTCCACCCCAATGGCAACACCTTGGCCTCGGCTGGATTCGACAGGCTCATCTGTGAgtgtccctgctggcactgctggcactgctggcactgctggcccctgggctgggctcacGTGGGCTCAGcacgtggggctgggggggtttAGCTCAGCCCTCACCTTACTGAGTGTGAGGGGCTTCCCCAGGAAAGCTGCTGGAAGTTTCTTACAGCTCCTCAAGCTTCcccaggaaagggcagggagCTTTTCCCAGATCCTCCAGCTTCCCTAGGAAGGGTGCAGGAGGCTTTTCCCAGGGCTTACCCAGGAGGTCTGAAGGAAGTTTTCCCCAGCAtttccagcttctccaggatTGGTGCAGGAGGCTTTTCTCAGGGTTTCCCCAGGAAGGATCCAGGAGGCTTTTCCCAGGGTTTCCCCAGGAAGGATCCAGGAAGCTTTTCCCAGGGTTTCCCCAGGAAGGATCCAGGAAGCTTTTCCCAGGGTTTCCCCAGGAAGGATCCAGGAagcttttcccagggttttCCCAGGAAGCATCCAGGAGGCTTTTCCCAGGGTTTCCCCAGGATTGGTGCAGGAGGCGTTTCCCAACTcttccagcttctccaggatTGGTGCAGGAAGCTTTTTCTGGGACTTACCCAGGAGGGCTCCAGAAAGTTTTTCCCAGGCCTTTCAACTTGTCCAGGAAGAGTCCAGGAAGCTTTTCCCAGAGCTtccccaggagagctgcaggaggttTTCCCCAGCATTTCCATCTTCCCCAGGAGGGCTGCAGGAGGTTTTTCTCAACAtttccagcttctccaggatTGGTGCAGGAGGCTTTTCCCGGGATTTCCCCAGGAAGGATCCAGGAAGCTTTTCCCAGGGTTTCCCCAGGATTGATGCAGGAGGCGTttcccagctcttccagcttctccaggatTGGTGCAGGAGGTTTTCCCCAGCAtttccagcttctccaggaggGCTGCAGGAGGTTTTCCCCAGCATTTCCAGCTTCCCCAGGATTGGTGCAGGAGGTTTTCCCCAGCATTTCCAGCTTCCTCAGGATTGGTGCAGGAGGTTTTCCCCAGCAtttccagcttctccaggatTGGTGCAGGAGGTTTTCCCCAGCATTTCCAGCTtccccaggagagctgcaggaggttTTCCCCAGCATTTCCAGCTTCCTCAGGAGGTTTTCCCCAGCATTTCCAGCTTCCCCAGGAGGTTTTCCCCAGCATTTCCAGCTTCCCCAGGATTGGTGCAGGAGGTTTTCCCCAGCATTTCCAGCTTCCCCAGGATTGGTGCAGGAGGTTTTCCCCAGCATTTCCAGCTTCCCCAGGATTGGTGCAGGAGGTTTTCCCCAGCATTTCCAGCTTCCTCAGGATTGGTGCAGGAGGTTTTCCCCAGCAtttccagcttctccaggaggGCTGCAGGAGGTTTTCCCCAGCATTTCCAGCTTCCTCAGGATTGGTGCAGGAGGTTTTCCCCAGCAtttccagcttctccaggatTGGTGCAGGAGGCTTTTCCTGGGACTTacccaggagagctgcaggaaggtTTTCCCCCCTCTTCAGGCAGGTCACTGTCCCATTGGGGCTGGAAATGTgtcctgctgtgtccccaggcCCCTCACAGGTTACAGGAGTCTGCAGAAATGCAGGTTTTAATGCTTGGGGTTGCTGAGAAGAATcctgttatttttcttactcAATTCACCTTCAACAAGACCCCTCTGTCCTCATCTCCCTGTCCTGGGGCTCTCATGGTGCCTCATCATTGCTGTGAGTTATCCCACGCTGGAGTCAGCAGGGGGTGGTGCATCCTTTGCTGtgctgcattcccagggcagggctccaTCCAGAGCAGGGAGCTGTTCCCAGGGCTCCTGTCATTCCTTACCTCTGCCTTCCTCCCCCCCAGTGCTCTGGAATGTCTATGGGGACTGTGACAACTTTGCCACCCTGAAGGGGCACAGCGGGGCCGTCATGGAGCTGCACTACAACACAGATGGCAGGTGAGGGGGGCCCTCCTGCTGGTCACAGCCCCCTGAGAGGCCCTTTCTGAACAtcagggagaggggctgggggggctgagggagctgggggggctcagcctggagaaaaggaggctcaggagggaccttctggctctgcaatcgctgccaggaggggggagccaggacagggggtcgggctctgctccagggcacagggacaggaggagagggcacggcctcaagAGATTTAGGTTGGTTTTTAGGGAAAAATTCTTCCCccaaagggtggtcaggcattggaagggactGTTGAggacagtggtggagtccccatgcctggaagtgttcacagGGTGTGTGGCTGTGACCCTTAGGGACGTGGTTCAGtggtgagcacagtggggctgggTCAGCAGCTGCACTCAGGGATCTCCAACCTTCCTTTTTCCTGGATTCTACAGTGGCCAGTGCCACGTCTCCAAAATTCCAGTGCTGTGAGCAAGGCCAACCTCTCACTGGAGTGGAAATATGAGTAGTGAAACTGTATCATCTTGGCACTGGACCAAATAAATCTGCCCAGACACCCCTGGTCCCACCCATGTcctgagcaccctgggctggtaCAGGGCACCAGTGATGGCTCTTGGGTGACAGATATTTGTACTGTAGTGTGTGAGAGTTcaggggcacagggtgggctccatagGCTGGGAGgactttgccaaggtgggcatcgggcacagggtgggctctgtgggatgggagggctttgccaaggtgggcatcggggacagggtgggctccatgggctgggagggctttgccaaggtggacatcggggacagggtgggctccgtgggctgggagggctttgccaaggtgggcattgggcacagggtgggctctgtgggatgggagggctttgccaaggtgggcattgggcacagggtgggctctgtgggatgggagggctttgccaaggtgggcattgggcacagggtgggctccatgggctgggagggcttttccacccTCAGTGATTGTGGGATTGTTGCCTTTGCTCAATCCATGGCCAGCAAATCCCTGTAGTGTGGGTTTCCCAGGTGAGGATTGGTGCCTACCGGAGGCTCAGCAAAGGAGCTGGAGTCATCTGTGACCCACCAGTGCCTGCTACAGAGGAAAGTTAGTCTTGGGTGTTGGGAGTCactggggagagagagaaagcaagtgtgaTACTGGTTGATTTAAAAGGCTGTTCCACTGTTGGATCTgagcaattcctgctctgttCATCCCAGATGGTGtttgaggaggaagaaaaacactTAAGAAAGGAGGTTGAAGGGGAGTGTGTCCAGTGTAGCTGCTCCAATGTGAGTCAGGGTCCCCTCAAACATAACTTTGTCCTGGCCTGTGGGGGAAGTTCTTCTCCCACTGTTTATTCCCAGCCTTGTccacactgtgctggtttaaaggtaaatgacaggagaaaggaacccaacacaaaagacaTGATAAATCAGAGTTAGAATtgaataacaatattacaatcaatgcaatggcacaaagagaaattgggtttaacccccaaccccagcagtctaacccagccccctggggcacaaacacaggggggtttggtggcccctgtgctgagccccacgtggttccgccgagtccaaaggaaaaggaagggacaaacctgctggtgcagatgatggcacagtctgggccagagtggtgggctcctcctggccaggggctgctcctcctctgcatccaaggagtggtcccagaagtccccaaaggccaagattgtctcccctcaggtttgggtgggagcccccagtgcctcccccagggcagggagttccaccctgggggatctgactctggcagtcaggggggattttggaatggttgctggcccatgggcagagctgagccctcaggtgggtgtggaggtgccaaggactccctgcagggcagttctcccagctcctctgccaggcttctttcccagccagctcccagcctgagggctcagctgtgccctgggcagctgctgccaatgggccattgggaacagttgctgggcaatgaatggagggtttggaatgcacagctttggtcacccccacacagggacaaactggggaCACCACACTGGGGTGtgagggcagcagtgctggagccccTGAGCCCCTCACAGTGTCTGTGCCCCACAGCATGCTGTTCTCAGCCTCCACGGACAAGACAGTGGCCGTGTGGGACAGCGAGACCGGCGAGAGGGTGAAGAGGCTGAAGGGACACACGTCGTTTGTCAACTCGTGTCacccggcccggcgcggcccccAACTCGTCTGCACCGGCAGCGACGACGGCACCGTCAAGGtcaggggggctgcaggggagctGCAACCACTGCAcactgggggctctgggagcaATTGCAGGGGGGTCTGACCTTCCTTTTGTGGTAGTTTGGCTTCAGTTTCAGCCAGGCCTCTTTTTCAGCAGGCCCAGAAAGTCTGtgtagattagaggggacaaacatcacctgacttaagcaaccaaagagatgtTTCATATCATTTTGATGTCAAGTATACCcaaagggaagttctggccaggtgagggttggtgtcttctcccaggcatcagcaatagaacaagggggcacgatgggctcaagctctgccaggggaaattgaagttggagatgagaaagaaattctttgcagagagagtgctcagggattggaatgggctgcccagagagggggtggattccccatccctggaggtttctcagctgagcttggccgtggcactgagtgccatgatctggtaaagggactggagttggcccaagggttggacttgatgatctcgggggtcttttccaacccaatccattctatgattctgtggatgtggcactgagtgagaatccaccatgtcttgatccaaccctactgtgaccaccagcccagggcactccgtgccctgggctgatgatcacagtggggttggatcaagggttggacttgatgatctcagaggtctcttccaacccaacccattctgtgattctctgttggtggattccccatccctggaggtttttcagctgagcttggccgtggcactgagtgccatgatctggtaaagggactggagttggcccaagggttggacttgatgatctcggaagtcttttccaacccagtcccTTCTGTGATAAGGTGTGGGTGGTACCTCATCAGTCCCTTGATGTCCAGGTGCTGAGTGGACCTGCTGTCATCCTTGCTGGAGGTTGTTGGGCCTCAttcaccacttcacagctgtttggtttgggagtAGAATCCCAGgttattctgagttggaaggacccacaaggatcatcgagtccaactcttcagtcagtgacccacacaggggattgaacccatgaccttggcattgttacagccaagtttaaaccaactgagctcatctcagctgtacctttgtttctttgttattggttttcttttttctggcCAAGTATCCTTTGGGGGGAGCTTGTTGGAGTGTTTGTGAGCTGGGGTGGTGGACGTCTGTGTTGTTTGGGTGGGTGACTCGGTGgtggttgttgttggtttggttttttcctcccatttgtatatatatgtattatatcctgtttttaattgtttctcttttgcatAAAAGAAGAAGCTTtcactttggggtttgggagggtttttttcttcccttggtGGGGGAAGGGGGTGGAtattctctctgtgttgggcagttggcattttcccagctcaAACTAACAAACCTTTTCATtcagtgtcttgggttgagctggcaaaatgccaactctCCAGTATGGAGTGTCAgagcctctccctcctcttgccaaaaaaagggagggaaaaacctggaaactgaaaacaggtttatatatttatacagaaaagaaaactacggtataacacacacctactcaagttagaaataacaaaaaataactccctgTTGAACTCATATCTCACCATTTTAGCTGCAAATCACTCCAAAGAACTCAATCCCCTGAGtgacagacccaagcagaaagcaggactgagaacaaacattttccttccctgagataacatggtggtgagctggggctgtgccttgTTCTCCTGGGACATCACAGTGCATCTTTCCCAGATGAGAAGCCATGAAAgaactgagaaactcctcctgctctactgtatttatatcttaGTTTGCAttatctggtatgaaatattccTTTGGTTGCTTcagtcaggtgacacctgtcccTCCTAATTAAGTAACATTGTCAGGACCTACTAAAATTAATACCTGCATtaaggcctaactaaaactaccacattCAGCCTTTCCTTATTTATGAAATTTCATTATCTTGTAACTTGGGTGAAACATGACATAAAATTTGgctgctccttttttttctgtgattcttttggAGGGTTGTGAAGATCCACCTCCttatttgtgctttttctgctgATCTCATTTAACAAAAACCATTCCTGAAATCTcctgcttccctctcctccttcctgtgctccagccacacCAGATTTAATTGTTTTAAGGGAAGGGATCTTagagctcatcttgttccaccccctgccatggacagggacaccttacACTggtccaggttgctccaagtgcCCTGTTCCTACAGAGACCTCCTGAAATCTCAAAGGGGGTTTCAGGAGACCAGTCTGAGTCTCTGCCAAGTCCCTGTGCATGATTTTGTTGTTGAACATCCATGTTGCTCCTCTTACACCTGCCATGTCTTTTCAGCTGtgggatatcaggaagaaagcTGCTGTGCAGACATTCCAGAACACATACCAGGTGCTGGCTGTCACCTTCAATGACACCAGTGACCAGATCATCTCTGGAGGCATCGACAATGACATCAAGGTAGGACCCTGTGTGGCCCTGAGTCCCTTTCCCACTGCCCACATTGTGTTGGTCCAGGACAGCTGTGGGAGCCTCCTGGTTAATTTTACATCCCAAGAGCCCCCTGGACATGCTGTGTGTGACCTCACTGTTGATGCAGGGCCAATAAACTgggagggagctgctccagggagctCCATGTTGCAGCCTGGCCAGCCCTGGCATCCCTGGCCAGCCCTGGCATCCCTGGCCAGCCCTGGCATCCCTGGCCAGGTGTCCCCACTGCTGTCACATGGAGTGCTGGCTGTCCTGGCAGGCTGTGCCTATCCTGGAGCATCCAGAGCCATGTATGAGGTAAACTAAAGGAAAAGTGGTGATACATccactctgtgccctctgctccagTTTGCAGCTCGCTCTCTCACCTCTGGGGTGGAACGTTCTTCAAGGGCAGGCTCAGCTTTTCATTCAGCtggttctcctggttcctgtcAGGGCTCACAGGGTTGCTGTGGCTCCATCTGCCTGTCAGAGCCACTGCTCAGTGTGGCACTGCCATGGGGGCTCTTCCCACTGCCCCTCTGTGGGAATGGACAGTGTGACACTGGGATTACCATCAGGCAGTGGGATttgggagctgagggagctaCAGCCAGATAAAGAGGAATTCTGCATACCTGGGGCTTCTGACATTGAACTCTTGTTGAACATAATCAGTTTTAAATCTTTCAAAAGacaagttttgtttttctctgacaCATAAAGTTCCGGCCTTGTATTTTtgaagaatcacagactattttgggtgggaaggaacctcaaagctcatcctatcccaccccctgccatgggcagggacacctcccaccagcccagggtgctccaagtcctgtccagcctggccttggacactcccagggatggggcagccacagcttctctgggcaccctgtgccagggcctgcccaccctcccagggaagaattccttcccaatatcccatctatccctgccctctggcagtgggaagccattcccttgtcctgcaAGCACGAGGCTGCTGACGGGAAACTCCTTGGTGATTTGAACATGTTCAGTTCAGAATCTTAAGGCACAAATTGTCTTTTCctacaacacacacacacagtcccaGCCTCATTTTAGCCCTCAGCCCCCTCCAGCTGGAATGCAAAGCTGATGTCACCAGCTGATCTGTCAGTACCTGTGTGGAGTGCTTTGgatcctgcagccccagcatcCTTGGCTGTGTGTTTGTCGTGACAGGTGTGGGACCTGCGACAGAACAAGCTCACTTACACCATGAGGGGCCACGCAGACTCGGTGACGGGGCTCAGCCTGAGCTCAGAGGGCTCCTACCTGCTCTCCAACGCCATGGACAACACAGGTACAgcctgccaggggcagccccaggggctcCTCACGCTCAGGCAACAGCCAGGCACGGGGAGCTGCGCTCTGGGGAGAGACCCTGagctgtcctggcacaggtcacagccttggcagggagggggcagctgccccagggggtTTGTCCTGGCTCTGAGGGGCAGTGGGGACACAAGGCATGGCACGTGGCACAAACCATGGCACGTGTCACCTGACACAAACCGTGGCACGTGTCACCCGACACAAACCATGGCACGTGACACAAACCATGGCATGTATCACCCAATGCAAACTATGGCACGTGTCACCCACCACAAACCATGGCACGTGACACAAACCATGGCACGTGACACAAACCATGGCACGTGACACAAACCATGGCATGTGTCACCCAATGCAAACTATGGCACTTGTCACCCACCACAAACCATGGCACGTGACACAAACCATGGCACATGTCACCCAACACAAACCATGGCACATGTCACAAACCATGGCACGTGTCACCCGACACAAACCATGGCACATGTCACAAACCATGGCACGTGTCACCCGACACAAACCATGGCACATGACACAAACCATGGCACGTGTCACCCGACACAAACCATGGCACATGTCACAAACCATGGCACGTGTCACCCGACACAAACCATGGCACATGTCACAAACCATGGCACGTGTCACCCGACACAAACCATGGCACGTGACACAAACCATGGCTCATGTCACTTGACACAAACCATGGCACGTGACACAAACCATGGCTCATGTCACTTGACACAAGCCATGGCACGTGACACAAGCCATGGCACATGACACAAACCATGGCATGTGACACAAGCCATGGCACGTGTCACCCGACACAAACCATGGCACGTGACACAAGCCATGGCACGTGTCGCCCGACACAAACCATGGCACATGACACAAACCATGGCTCATGTCACTTGACACAAGCCATGGCACGTGACACAAGCCATGGCACATGACACAAACCATGGCACGTGACACAAGCCATGGCACATGACACAAACCATGGCACGTGTCACCCGACACAAACCATGGCACGTGACACAAGCCATGGCACATGACACAAACCATGGCACGTGTCACCTGACACAAACCATGGCACGTGACACAAACCATGGCACGTGTCACCCGACACAAACCATGGCTCATGTCACAAACCATGGCACGTGTCACCCGACACAAACCATGGCACATGTCACAAACCATGGCACGTGTCACCTGGCTCATGTTGGGGTGGTTTGGCTGTGTCCCTGGGAATGACATCCCAGCTCCcaccctgcctgtcccctgtggggtgggtgctCG
Encoded proteins:
- the SNRNP40 gene encoding U5 small nuclear ribonucleoprotein 40 kDa protein; translated protein: MIEQQKRKVPPGGPGPAPGPAPPPAAPAPPADLPLVPVPAKRPRHDVPGPPGTGGAAGQPPGGALLQAGPPRCSSLQAPIMLLSGHEGEVYCCKFHPNGNTLASAGFDRLILLWNVYGDCDNFATLKGHSGAVMELHYNTDGSMLFSASTDKTVAVWDSETGERVKRLKGHTSFVNSCHPARRGPQLVCTGSDDGTVKLWDIRKKAAVQTFQNTYQVLAVTFNDTSDQIISGGIDNDIKVWDLRQNKLTYTMRGHADSVTGLSLSSEGSYLLSNAMDNTVRIWDIRPFAPKERCVKIFQGNVHNFEKNLLRCSWSPDGSKIAAGSADRFVYVWDTTSRRILYKLPGHAGSVNELAFHPEEPIILSASSDKRLYMGEIQ